From Opitutia bacterium, one genomic window encodes:
- the pseI gene encoding pseudaminic acid synthase, producing the protein MSPFAPVTIAGRAVGPGSAPFIIAEMSGNHNQSLERALQIVEAAARSGAHALKIQTYTPDTMTLNLREREFFISNPKSPWAGTSLYDLYGQASTPWEWHQAIFARARELGLIAFSTPFDATSVAFLEKLNVPCYKIASFENTDLPLLRLVAATGKPLIISTGMATLEEIEETVAAVREAGCSQLVLLKCTSTYPASPAQTNIRTIPDLRRRFGCEVGLSDHTGGVGVAVASVALGASVIEKHFTLSRAEGGVDSAFSLEPDEMNRLVLESERAWAALGEPRYGATEAEKQSIQFRRSLYVVEDMKAGDVLDATNLRCIRPGYGLAPKHLPKLIGQRVACDLKRGTAMKFDYLVRPSGDLRSPDGS; encoded by the coding sequence ATGAGCCCGTTTGCCCCCGTTACCATCGCCGGTCGCGCTGTCGGCCCCGGCAGCGCGCCGTTCATCATCGCCGAGATGTCGGGCAACCACAACCAGTCCCTCGAGCGCGCCCTGCAGATCGTCGAAGCCGCCGCCCGGTCGGGCGCCCATGCGCTCAAGATCCAGACCTACACGCCCGACACGATGACGCTCAACCTGCGGGAGCGGGAATTTTTCATCAGCAATCCGAAGAGCCCTTGGGCTGGCACTTCGCTCTACGATCTCTACGGCCAGGCCAGCACGCCGTGGGAATGGCACCAAGCCATCTTCGCGCGAGCCCGCGAGCTGGGCTTGATCGCCTTCAGCACACCGTTCGACGCGACCTCGGTCGCATTTCTCGAAAAGCTGAATGTGCCGTGCTACAAGATCGCCTCGTTCGAGAACACGGATCTGCCTTTGCTCCGCCTGGTCGCCGCGACGGGCAAGCCGCTCATCATCTCGACCGGCATGGCGACGCTGGAGGAAATTGAGGAAACCGTGGCCGCCGTGCGTGAGGCCGGTTGCAGCCAGCTCGTGCTGCTCAAATGCACGAGCACCTATCCGGCGTCGCCGGCGCAGACCAACATCCGCACGATCCCGGATCTCCGGCGGCGCTTTGGCTGCGAGGTGGGTCTCTCGGATCACACCGGCGGTGTGGGCGTCGCGGTCGCCAGCGTGGCGCTCGGCGCGAGCGTCATCGAGAAACACTTCACGCTGAGCCGCGCGGAAGGCGGCGTGGACAGCGCCTTCTCGCTCGAGCCGGACGAGATGAATCGCCTCGTGCTCGAGAGCGAGCGGGCGTGGGCTGCACTCGGCGAGCCACGCTACGGTGCCACCGAGGCGGAAAAGCAGTCGATCCAGTTCCGCCGTTCGCTGTATGTGGTCGAAGACATGAAAGCGGGAGATGTCCTGGATGCCACGAACCTGCGTTGCATTCGGCCGGGATACGGTCTGGCTCCGAAACACCTGCCGAAACTGATTGGTCAGCGCGTCGCGTGTGACCTGAAACGAGGCACGGCGATGAAGTTCGACTATCTGGTCCGTCCGTCTGGCGATTTGCGCAGCCCTGACGGCTCCTGA
- a CDS encoding UDP-glucuronic acid dehydrogenase — protein sequence MKITVLCSDSGHPVVPHLQRWTEIRRAEGHWVELLHEQAALGGGDLLFLVSCSRLIKRAERERYAAALVLHASDLPQGRGWSPHIWAILGGATEFTVSLLEAADPVDTGRIWLKTRCVLDGHELLPEIEAKLFAAELELMSAAVARRPQLVPTPQVGEAGAYLRRRTPADSRLDPHKSIAEQFELLRVVDSQRFPAFFEHRGHRYVVKIEKAAP from the coding sequence ATGAAGATCACCGTGCTGTGCAGCGATTCCGGGCATCCGGTGGTTCCCCATTTGCAGCGCTGGACCGAAATCCGGCGCGCCGAAGGTCATTGGGTCGAACTGCTCCACGAGCAGGCCGCGCTCGGCGGGGGCGATCTCCTTTTTCTGGTTTCTTGCAGCCGGTTGATAAAGCGAGCCGAACGCGAGCGCTATGCGGCGGCGCTGGTCCTGCACGCGAGCGACTTGCCGCAAGGTCGAGGCTGGTCTCCGCACATCTGGGCAATCCTGGGCGGAGCGACCGAGTTTACCGTCAGCCTGCTCGAGGCCGCCGACCCGGTCGACACCGGGAGGATTTGGCTGAAAACGAGGTGTGTGCTGGACGGCCATGAACTGCTCCCCGAAATCGAGGCGAAGCTTTTCGCCGCCGAACTGGAGTTGATGAGCGCGGCCGTCGCGCGCCGTCCCCAGCTGGTTCCCACGCCACAAGTCGGCGAGGCTGGCGCCTACCTACGGCGGCGCACCCCGGCTGACAGCCGTTTGGACCCGCACAAGAGCATTGCGGAGCAGTTTGAGCTCCTGCGGGTGGTCGATTCCCAGCGGTTCCCGGCGTTCTTCGAACACCGCGGACACCGCTACGTCGTCAAAATCGAAAAAGCCGCCCCATGA
- the pseG gene encoding UDP-2,4-diacetamido-2,4,6-trideoxy-beta-L-altropyranose hydrolase, translating to MKLAIRTDASPATGIGHFMRCLTLADAFAAQGGQIRFVSQTLVDPLPAMLARRGYELISIPADGNAADDGDLAHSSWLRGTMAEDARATLSALGGRSWDWLAVDHYALDARWEKAVRPAAARILAIDDLADRRHDCDVLLDQNLHATTSGRYQDKLPAACALLAGPGYALLREEFVHWRDRRHPADGRIRQIFVFFGGIDAENLTGRALAGLATLAPQDFNVKVVIGGANPHRANLAAGCERYGYEMHVQSERMAELMAESDLAIGAAGTSSWERCCLGLPALLVSLADNQLPIARSVAERGAGLYLGSHAEVTAATIGAAVDSLRREPARLAAMARTAAALVDGQGVQRVMVQLKERS from the coding sequence GTGAAACTGGCCATCCGCACCGACGCTTCCCCCGCCACCGGGATCGGGCACTTCATGCGCTGCCTGACGCTGGCCGATGCATTCGCTGCGCAAGGCGGTCAGATTCGCTTCGTGAGCCAGACGCTGGTCGACCCATTGCCTGCCATGCTGGCGCGGCGCGGCTACGAGCTCATCTCGATTCCTGCGGATGGGAACGCCGCCGACGATGGCGATCTCGCGCATTCCTCCTGGCTTCGGGGAACGATGGCGGAGGACGCCCGTGCGACACTGTCCGCGCTCGGTGGTCGCTCCTGGGACTGGCTGGCGGTGGACCACTACGCGTTGGATGCCCGGTGGGAGAAAGCCGTGCGGCCGGCCGCGGCCCGCATCCTCGCGATCGACGATTTGGCGGACCGGCGGCACGACTGCGATGTGCTGTTGGATCAAAATCTTCACGCCACCACCTCGGGGCGCTACCAAGACAAGCTGCCCGCCGCTTGTGCGCTGCTCGCGGGCCCGGGCTATGCGCTGTTGCGTGAGGAGTTTGTCCACTGGCGCGACCGCCGGCATCCCGCCGACGGTCGGATCCGCCAGATCTTCGTCTTTTTTGGAGGCATAGATGCGGAGAATCTGACGGGGCGCGCGCTCGCTGGGCTGGCCACTCTCGCGCCGCAGGATTTCAACGTGAAGGTGGTGATTGGCGGAGCGAATCCGCATCGCGCAAATCTGGCCGCCGGTTGCGAGCGCTACGGATACGAAATGCACGTCCAGAGCGAGCGCATGGCCGAACTGATGGCGGAATCCGATCTGGCGATTGGAGCGGCAGGCACGAGCAGTTGGGAACGCTGCTGTCTCGGCCTGCCTGCGCTGTTGGTTTCGCTGGCGGACAACCAGCTGCCCATCGCGCGCTCCGTCGCTGAGCGCGGGGCCGGCCTCTATCTTGGTTCACACGCCGAAGTGACGGCCGCGACCATCGGCGCCGCAGTGGACAGCCTGCGCCGTGAACCGGCGCGGCTGGCGGCGATGGCTCGGACGGCCGCCGCGTTGGTCGACGGCCAAGGTGTTCAGCGGGTCATGGTGCAATTGAAGGAGCGTTCATGA
- the pseF gene encoding pseudaminic acid cytidylyltransferase translates to MKNLCVIPARGGSKRIPRKNIRLFAGKPMIAHSIVAARDSGLFERVMVSTDDEEIAAIARDFGAETPFVRPAELANDHAATIPVIAHALRWAHERGWTGQFACCLYATAPFVQVADLQAGFERLRNGSWSYVFTATDYAAPVHRAFLASPQGGVEMLFPQHFGTRSQDLPVALHDAGQFYWGRTEAWFAGAPFFAPHSSPLLLPRWRVQDIDTTEDWERAERMHAQYFSPSVA, encoded by the coding sequence ATGAAAAATCTCTGTGTCATTCCCGCTCGTGGCGGATCGAAGCGCATTCCTCGGAAAAACATCCGCCTTTTCGCCGGCAAACCGATGATCGCCCACTCGATCGTTGCGGCGCGTGATTCGGGTCTCTTTGAGCGAGTCATGGTCTCGACGGACGACGAGGAAATCGCCGCCATCGCTCGCGACTTTGGGGCCGAGACCCCGTTCGTCCGTCCCGCGGAGCTGGCCAACGATCATGCCGCCACCATTCCGGTGATCGCGCATGCGCTGCGCTGGGCACACGAGCGAGGCTGGACCGGGCAGTTCGCGTGCTGTCTCTACGCGACTGCACCGTTTGTGCAGGTGGCCGATCTCCAAGCCGGATTCGAGCGGTTGCGCAACGGTTCCTGGTCCTACGTTTTCACCGCGACTGACTACGCGGCGCCCGTGCATCGGGCGTTCCTCGCATCTCCGCAGGGCGGGGTTGAGATGCTTTTTCCGCAGCACTTCGGGACGCGCAGCCAGGATCTGCCCGTCGCCCTGCACGATGCCGGGCAATTCTACTGGGGCCGGACCGAAGCCTGGTTCGCGGGCGCACCGTTCTTCGCGCCGCATTCCTCGCCGCTGCTGCTGCCCCGCTGGCGCGTGCAGGACATCGACACTACCGAGGACTGGGAGCGCGCAGAGCGCATGCACGCTCAGTATTTTTCTCCCTCCGTCGCTTAA
- the pseC gene encoding UDP-4-amino-4,6-dideoxy-N-acetyl-beta-L-altrosamine transaminase yields MLSYGRQQISEDDIAAVVAALRSDFLTQGPIVERFERAFAARVGVKHAVAVNNATAALHLAMKVLDLGIGDRVVTSPITFLASANAAAYVGATPDFADIDPNTGTLDPVALARDWRPDTRAVVAVDYAGNACDLPAIAKIAGARGAYVIEDACHGVGGAFHAEGSAWPLGASPWADIGIFSFHPVKTMTTGEGGMLVTNDDEWARRARLLRSHGIERDPANFVLPSADAVLGEKGPWFYEMQELGYNYRLTDLQCALGLSQLERLDSFLARRREIVAAYNAAFADLDWLTTPAPRVSSDAAIASWHLYTVQIDFAALGRTRTEVMAQLRAAGVGTQVLYVPVHLQPWYRRTYGYGPGKCPQAEAFYARALSLPLFAAMTDADVAHVIAAVQALASLYSR; encoded by the coding sequence ATGCTCTCTTACGGACGCCAGCAAATCTCCGAAGACGACATCGCCGCTGTCGTGGCTGCGCTCCGCTCGGATTTCCTGACGCAGGGACCGATTGTCGAGCGCTTCGAGCGCGCCTTCGCCGCGCGCGTCGGTGTGAAGCACGCCGTGGCGGTGAACAACGCCACCGCCGCGCTGCACCTCGCGATGAAGGTGCTCGATCTCGGCATCGGCGATCGCGTGGTCACGTCGCCGATCACGTTCCTCGCCTCGGCCAACGCGGCAGCCTACGTCGGCGCCACGCCAGACTTTGCGGACATCGATCCGAACACGGGCACGCTCGACCCCGTCGCGCTCGCGCGCGATTGGCGCCCCGACACCCGCGCGGTGGTGGCCGTCGATTACGCGGGCAACGCCTGCGATTTGCCCGCGATCGCGAAGATCGCCGGCGCGCGCGGAGCCTACGTCATCGAGGACGCCTGCCACGGCGTCGGCGGCGCGTTTCACGCCGAAGGCAGCGCGTGGCCGCTCGGCGCCAGCCCTTGGGCCGACATCGGCATCTTCAGTTTCCATCCGGTGAAAACGATGACCACCGGCGAGGGCGGCATGCTCGTCACCAACGACGATGAGTGGGCGCGCCGCGCGCGTCTGCTCCGCTCGCACGGCATCGAGCGCGATCCGGCGAATTTCGTTCTCCCGTCCGCAGACGCGGTGCTCGGCGAAAAAGGCCCGTGGTTCTACGAGATGCAGGAGCTGGGCTACAATTACCGGCTGACCGACCTGCAATGCGCGCTCGGTTTGTCGCAGCTCGAGCGACTCGACTCCTTCCTCGCACGGCGCCGTGAAATCGTCGCCGCCTACAATGCCGCGTTCGCCGATCTCGACTGGCTGACGACGCCCGCGCCGCGCGTTTCCTCCGACGCAGCGATCGCGTCGTGGCATCTCTACACGGTGCAAATCGACTTCGCCGCGCTGGGGCGCACGCGCACGGAGGTGATGGCGCAGCTGCGCGCCGCCGGCGTCGGCACGCAGGTGCTTTACGTGCCGGTGCATCTGCAGCCTTGGTATCGTCGCACCTACGGCTACGGCCCCGGCAAATGCCCGCAGGCCGAAGCCTTCTACGCCCGCGCGCTCAGCCTGCCGCTTTTCGCCGCCATGACCGATGCCGACGTGGCCCACGTCATCGCTGCCGTCCAGGCCCTCGCTTCTCTCTACAGCCGATGA
- a CDS encoding tetratricopeptide repeat protein produces MPPVQLQRLLQDAIVHHRAGRFNEAAALYTRIRAVLPRHFDAIHLSGVIALQQNRAAEAVDLLKKAAAINPQHPVCRMRLGLALMSAGKPKDAESEFREALRLKPDLVEGWDNLAYCLKGQDRLKEAVDCHEQSLKLNPQNAVGWYNYGLTLSLYGRVGDALRCHERALEVDPSYAKAHFGRAQVLQQSHRAAEAVEAYDRYLEREPRNLDAHGYRLFALNNLDTASREEVFREHVAFGKRVGEFPPPDFPHDRSPDRRLRVAIISPDLRAHSCAYFLEPLLRHLDPAQFELYFYHDHFRQDAVSRRFQAMAASWRPIVAQPNNVVEEIIRADRPDIAIDLAGHTGSINRLPMFARHLAPVQINYLGYPNTTGVRAIRYRFTDAVADPVGEADTLAVEQLVRFAPTAWCYQAPDNTPDVAPAPCLATPDAPFTFGCFNNLGKVTDATLRLWARILTEVPDARMLFKGRGLGEAVARDAMAARFAQAGIPVERVQFLDRTDSTAEHLALYHRMDVSLDTLHYCGTTTTCESLWMGVPVITLAGDRHAGRVSASLLTAVGHEQWVARNADEYVAKAVALARDRQALAAVRASLRSDLLRSPLLDHVGQSRRFAAALRQCWTEWCAERAPAELAAR; encoded by the coding sequence ATGCCTCCGGTCCAACTGCAACGCCTCCTCCAAGACGCCATCGTGCACCACCGCGCTGGGCGGTTCAACGAGGCCGCTGCGCTCTACACGCGCATCCGCGCCGTGTTGCCGCGCCATTTCGATGCGATCCACCTCTCGGGCGTGATCGCCCTGCAGCAGAATCGCGCGGCCGAAGCCGTCGACTTGCTCAAAAAGGCTGCCGCGATCAACCCGCAGCATCCCGTCTGCCGCATGCGGCTGGGTCTCGCGCTCATGTCGGCCGGAAAACCGAAGGACGCCGAATCGGAGTTTCGCGAAGCGCTCCGCCTCAAACCCGACCTCGTGGAGGGTTGGGACAATCTCGCTTACTGCCTCAAGGGACAGGATCGCCTCAAGGAGGCCGTCGATTGCCACGAACAGTCGCTGAAACTGAATCCGCAGAACGCGGTCGGCTGGTATAACTACGGCCTCACGCTCAGCCTCTACGGTCGGGTGGGCGATGCGTTGCGCTGCCACGAACGCGCGCTCGAAGTCGATCCCAGCTACGCCAAGGCGCATTTCGGTCGCGCGCAGGTGCTCCAGCAATCGCACCGCGCCGCGGAGGCCGTCGAGGCTTACGACCGCTATTTGGAGCGCGAGCCGCGCAACCTCGATGCGCACGGCTATCGCCTGTTCGCGCTGAACAACCTCGACACCGCCAGTCGCGAGGAGGTTTTCCGCGAGCACGTCGCTTTCGGCAAACGTGTCGGCGAGTTCCCGCCTCCGGACTTTCCCCACGATCGCTCGCCGGACCGCCGCCTGCGCGTGGCCATCATCTCGCCCGACCTGCGCGCTCATTCGTGCGCCTATTTCCTCGAACCGCTCTTGCGGCATCTCGACCCCGCGCAATTCGAGCTCTACTTCTACCACGATCACTTCCGGCAGGACGCGGTTTCGCGGCGTTTCCAAGCGATGGCCGCCTCATGGCGTCCGATCGTCGCGCAACCGAACAACGTGGTCGAAGAAATCATCCGCGCGGACCGGCCCGACATCGCCATCGATTTGGCCGGGCACACCGGCTCGATCAATCGCCTGCCGATGTTCGCGCGGCACCTCGCGCCGGTGCAGATCAACTACCTCGGCTATCCGAACACGACCGGCGTGCGCGCGATCCGTTATCGCTTCACCGATGCGGTCGCGGACCCCGTCGGCGAGGCCGACACGTTGGCCGTCGAGCAACTCGTCCGCTTCGCGCCGACCGCTTGGTGCTATCAGGCGCCGGACAACACGCCCGATGTCGCGCCCGCGCCCTGCCTCGCGACGCCCGATGCGCCGTTCACTTTCGGCTGCTTCAACAATCTCGGCAAAGTCACCGACGCCACGCTCCGACTGTGGGCGCGCATCCTGACCGAAGTGCCGGACGCGCGCATGCTCTTCAAGGGCCGCGGTCTTGGTGAGGCAGTCGCGCGCGACGCCATGGCGGCGCGTTTTGCGCAAGCCGGCATCCCGGTCGAGCGCGTCCAGTTCCTCGATCGCACCGATAGCACGGCGGAGCATCTCGCGCTCTACCATCGCATGGATGTGTCGCTCGACACGCTGCACTACTGCGGGACGACGACGACCTGCGAATCGCTTTGGATGGGCGTGCCCGTGATCACTCTCGCGGGCGATCGCCACGCCGGTCGCGTGAGCGCGAGCCTGTTGACGGCCGTTGGCCACGAACAATGGGTGGCCCGTAACGCCGACGAATACGTGGCGAAAGCCGTGGCTCTCGCGCGCGACCGCCAGGCGCTCGCCGCCGTTCGCGCCTCGCTGCGTTCCGACCTGCTCCGCTCGCCTTTGCTCGACCACGTCGGTCAGTCCCGGCGTTTCGCCGCGGCGCTCCGCCAATGCTGGACCGAATGGTGCGCCGAGCGCGCACCGGCCGAGCTCGCTGCGCGCTGA
- a CDS encoding HDOD domain-containing protein, whose translation MSPLSSPSVPGPVVLDDQEIRRRINACPKLASLQANNEALSELVKSDQSLTSQIAEIIRRDPSLSARLLRMVNSVYFGLGARVNNIEEAVFFLGLRQIRELSVATPVIEELERLQGNVSTPLPWKDLWAHSIGSAILTREILRATPLSIDDDTDYLVGLLHNIGKVVMAYAFPDELVQISNTPAKTPKDICRLERQLIGWDHAQIGAHYLQKHQVCEEIAMAVRYHCEPDRAPRHRLFAAAVQVADHLVRYSGVSGGFEKIEPVERDSWLQLEGWNVLYGADGPESTLARASIENALQRLPAMLSGLV comes from the coding sequence ATGTCGCCCCTGTCTTCACCGTCCGTCCCCGGTCCTGTCGTGCTCGATGATCAAGAGATTCGGCGCCGCATCAATGCGTGCCCGAAGCTCGCATCGTTGCAGGCCAACAACGAAGCCCTCAGCGAGCTGGTCAAATCCGACCAGAGCCTCACTTCGCAGATCGCTGAGATCATCCGCCGCGATCCGTCGCTCTCGGCCCGGCTGCTGCGCATGGTGAACTCGGTCTATTTCGGCTTGGGCGCGCGCGTGAACAACATCGAGGAAGCCGTTTTCTTTCTCGGGCTCCGTCAGATCCGCGAGCTCTCCGTGGCGACGCCCGTGATCGAGGAACTCGAACGGCTGCAAGGCAACGTCTCCACTCCCCTGCCGTGGAAAGACCTGTGGGCGCACAGCATCGGCTCGGCGATCCTCACCCGCGAAATTCTCCGCGCGACGCCGCTGTCGATCGATGACGACACCGACTACCTCGTCGGTTTGCTGCACAACATCGGCAAGGTCGTGATGGCCTACGCGTTTCCGGATGAGCTGGTGCAAATTTCCAACACGCCGGCGAAGACGCCGAAGGACATCTGTCGCCTCGAGCGGCAGCTGATCGGCTGGGATCATGCGCAGATCGGCGCGCACTACCTGCAGAAGCACCAAGTCTGTGAGGAGATCGCGATGGCCGTGCGCTACCACTGCGAGCCCGACCGGGCACCGCGCCACCGGCTGTTCGCCGCGGCGGTGCAGGTGGCCGACCACCTCGTCCGCTATTCGGGAGTTTCCGGCGGGTTCGAGAAGATCGAGCCCGTCGAGCGCGACAGTTGGCTGCAACTCGAGGGTTGGAACGTGCTTTACGGCGCGGACGGCCCGGAATCGACCTTGGCTCGCGCGTCGATCGAGAACGCACTGCAACGTCTGCCGGCGATGCTCAGCGGCCTGGTCTGA
- a CDS encoding PAS domain S-box protein, whose product MSVVISDSIAGARAFPPPEALLGAWAGSDALVYCRDWEGRILAANQAFARKFGCPQTDLAGRPVAAWLHQDDAPALVAADTELNQEPRRASCESRWLTPQGWRWIAWEEKAISEGNGWIGVRSVGHDITRQRVAEDQYFKLSRAVEQSPVAIAITDADGNVQYVNAKFTEATGYTLERLLDEDVQVLREGHPDENSYRQFWDTVRRGQEWRGELMREGPDGRKVFESVQVCCLRSPTGEVTNFLCLREDITGRKTLEDQLRQAQKMESLGTLAGGIAHDFNNIIAVMNGYAEFALLNPGDVVLLEKCIREIKKASQRASGLVRQILTFSRKAEVRFAPLDLNQLTRELVALLSETFPRNLTFSFALEENLPPLLADQNQLQQVILNLCVNARDAMPSGGTITVTTSRVEGSAVPPAIVGARTCACLAIADTGTGMTPEVRARIFEPFFTTKAVNQGTGLGLAVVYGIVASHEGAIEVESELGKGSTFKVYLPLADTAVPPAVATKASEFPGGTESVLVVDDEAPLRLLLDAALSRKGYSVRSAGDGLEAIEAIATAGEKLDAVLLDLNMPGANGLEVYRVVRATNPGLKVLVLTGHLTPETRAEFERLGARHFVKKPYTLEELGRALRAVLDGKEPRY is encoded by the coding sequence ATGTCAGTTGTGATCAGCGATTCCATCGCGGGCGCACGCGCGTTTCCGCCGCCGGAGGCTTTGCTCGGCGCTTGGGCGGGAAGCGACGCGCTCGTCTATTGCCGTGACTGGGAAGGACGCATCCTGGCGGCCAACCAAGCGTTTGCGCGGAAGTTCGGCTGTCCACAGACGGACCTCGCAGGCCGGCCGGTCGCGGCATGGCTGCATCAGGACGACGCTCCGGCCTTGGTCGCCGCTGACACGGAGCTGAATCAGGAGCCCCGTCGCGCCTCGTGCGAGTCCCGCTGGCTCACCCCACAGGGATGGCGCTGGATTGCCTGGGAGGAAAAGGCGATCAGCGAGGGCAACGGGTGGATCGGCGTGCGATCCGTGGGGCACGACATCACGCGACAACGCGTCGCGGAGGACCAGTATTTCAAGCTATCCCGCGCCGTCGAACAATCGCCCGTGGCGATCGCAATCACTGACGCGGACGGCAATGTGCAATACGTGAACGCCAAGTTCACGGAGGCGACTGGCTACACGCTTGAGCGTTTGCTCGACGAGGACGTGCAGGTGCTGCGCGAAGGGCATCCCGACGAGAACTCCTATCGGCAGTTCTGGGACACCGTGCGCCGCGGCCAGGAATGGCGCGGGGAGTTGATGCGCGAAGGTCCGGACGGCCGGAAAGTGTTCGAGTCCGTCCAAGTGTGCTGCCTGCGCAGCCCGACCGGCGAGGTCACTAATTTTCTGTGCCTGCGCGAGGATATCACCGGCCGCAAGACGCTCGAGGACCAGCTGCGCCAAGCGCAGAAAATGGAGAGCCTCGGCACGCTCGCGGGCGGCATCGCTCACGATTTCAACAACATCATCGCGGTGATGAACGGCTACGCGGAGTTCGCCCTGCTGAATCCCGGCGACGTGGTGCTGCTCGAGAAATGCATTCGCGAAATCAAGAAAGCCTCGCAACGCGCGAGCGGATTGGTGCGGCAGATCCTCACCTTCTCACGCAAGGCGGAAGTGCGCTTCGCGCCCCTGGACTTGAACCAACTCACCCGGGAGTTGGTGGCACTGCTTTCGGAGACTTTCCCGCGAAATCTCACGTTTAGTTTCGCGCTCGAGGAGAACCTGCCGCCGTTGCTCGCGGACCAGAATCAGCTGCAGCAGGTGATTCTCAATCTCTGCGTCAATGCGCGCGACGCCATGCCGTCAGGCGGCACCATCACCGTCACGACCAGCAGGGTCGAGGGATCGGCTGTCCCGCCCGCGATCGTAGGGGCGCGAACTTGCGCGTGCCTCGCGATCGCGGATACCGGCACCGGGATGACGCCCGAGGTGCGCGCCCGCATCTTCGAACCGTTTTTCACCACCAAGGCTGTCAACCAAGGGACCGGACTCGGACTCGCGGTCGTTTACGGCATCGTGGCGAGCCACGAAGGCGCGATCGAAGTCGAGAGCGAGCTCGGCAAAGGCAGCACGTTCAAGGTGTATTTGCCGCTCGCCGACACGGCCGTGCCTCCGGCGGTCGCCACCAAGGCCAGCGAGTTCCCGGGAGGCACCGAGTCGGTGCTCGTCGTCGACGACGAGGCCCCGTTGCGCCTCTTGCTTGATGCCGCGCTCTCGCGCAAAGGATACTCCGTCCGCAGCGCCGGTGACGGCCTGGAAGCGATCGAGGCGATCGCCACAGCCGGCGAGAAACTGGATGCCGTGCTCCTCGACTTGAACATGCCGGGCGCCAACGGACTCGAAGTCTACCGCGTAGTCCGCGCCACCAACCCCGGACTCAAGGTGCTCGTGCTCACGGGGCACCTCACGCCTGAGACCCGCGCGGAATTCGAACGACTAGGCGCGCGGCACTTTGTGAAGAAACCTTACACCCTCGAGGAACTCGGCCGCGCGTTGCGCGCTGTCTTGGACGGAAAAGAGCCAAGATATTGA
- a CDS encoding tetratricopeptide repeat protein: MTVLFLAAVLLLTVRGSESPANAGKPAAAAPEEREPNAPAISAEARGLLKLGTSLTERGDYAAAEIAYRQILYSGSFKKTEQQEALIGMARCYRKQGTYTKAAAIYEKYLKEFPEDGRVPDVLLDLGRTLRAMGAHKLAIARFYSVLNSTLKLPADAFDHYQLLAKTAQFEIAETHFESGNYADAGKFFSRLRLLDLAPADRARAHFKSAYALQLAGETDAAIATLRTYLEQWPHDENVPEARFLLATTLRKIGRSDEALAETFALLRGEKTQSEAEPKRWSYWQRRTGNQLANEFFHAGDTPHALAIYQGLAALSNEPSWQLPVLYQVALCQEQLRAIERARETYQNIVSTVAKSGNSSAELNELAKMAAWRITNMTWQDQADRKLNSAFSTTTGQTPPPSATSHDAPGSATAAPATL, encoded by the coding sequence TTGACGGTGCTTTTTCTCGCCGCCGTGCTGCTGCTCACGGTGCGCGGGTCGGAGAGTCCTGCGAACGCCGGAAAGCCGGCGGCCGCAGCCCCGGAGGAACGCGAGCCCAACGCCCCGGCAATTTCCGCCGAGGCCCGTGGATTGCTGAAACTCGGGACAAGTCTGACCGAACGCGGCGACTATGCCGCGGCCGAGATCGCCTATCGGCAAATCCTGTATTCCGGCTCGTTCAAGAAAACGGAACAACAAGAGGCGCTGATCGGCATGGCCCGCTGCTACCGGAAGCAGGGCACGTATACGAAAGCCGCCGCCATCTACGAAAAGTATCTGAAAGAGTTCCCCGAAGACGGCCGCGTGCCGGATGTCCTGCTCGACTTGGGCCGGACGTTGCGCGCCATGGGAGCGCACAAGCTGGCGATCGCGCGCTTCTATAGCGTGTTGAACTCGACGCTGAAACTGCCGGCGGACGCGTTCGACCACTACCAGCTGCTCGCCAAGACCGCGCAATTTGAGATCGCCGAGACGCATTTCGAATCGGGCAACTACGCCGACGCAGGGAAATTCTTCTCCCGTCTGCGTTTGCTGGATCTCGCGCCCGCCGATCGCGCACGAGCGCACTTCAAGTCCGCCTACGCCCTGCAACTCGCGGGGGAGACCGACGCGGCAATCGCCACGTTGCGCACCTACCTCGAGCAGTGGCCGCACGACGAGAATGTCCCGGAGGCGAGATTTCTGCTCGCCACGACCCTGCGGAAAATCGGCCGCAGCGACGAGGCGCTCGCGGAGACGTTTGCGCTCCTGCGCGGAGAGAAAACGCAATCTGAAGCGGAGCCCAAACGCTGGTCTTATTGGCAACGCCGCACCGGCAACCAGCTCGCCAACGAGTTCTTCCACGCTGGTGACACTCCGCACGCCCTCGCCATCTACCAAGGTTTGGCTGCTCTCTCAAACGAGCCGAGTTGGCAGCTGCCGGTCCTCTACCAGGTCGCGCTTTGTCAGGAACAACTGCGAGCCATCGAGCGGGCACGCGAAACCTACCAAAATATCGTCTCGACCGTCGCAAAGAGCGGCAACAGTTCCGCGGAACTGAACGAACTCGCCAAAATGGCCGCGTGGCGCATAACCAACATGACGTGGCAGGACCAAGCCGACCGAAAACTCAATTCCGCGTTTTCGACGACCACGGGCCAAACGCCACCACCATCCGCCACGAGTCATGACGCCCCTGGAAGCGCTACAGCAGCACCTGCAACTCTGTGA